In a genomic window of Occallatibacter riparius:
- a CDS encoding PadR family transcriptional regulator: protein MGKPDLLPGTLDMLILKTLTRAPLHGYGIAQSIKRMSDDVLTVEEGSLYPALQRLLLQGWVKAEWKMTETNRRARFYTLTAAGRKQLGVEVSQFEQMIAAIGRVLAEQS, encoded by the coding sequence ATGGGTAAACCTGACCTGCTTCCGGGCACGCTCGACATGCTGATCCTTAAAACCCTCACGCGCGCACCGCTCCACGGCTACGGCATCGCGCAATCCATTAAGCGAATGTCTGACGATGTGCTGACCGTGGAAGAGGGTTCGCTCTACCCCGCGCTGCAGCGGCTCCTGCTGCAGGGCTGGGTGAAGGCGGAATGGAAGATGACCGAGACCAACCGGCGCGCGCGCTTCTACACGCTCACTGCCGCCGGCCGCAAACAGCTCGGTGTCGAAGTTTCGCAATTTGAGCAGATGATCGCCGCCATCGGCCGTGTTCTGGCAGAGCAGAGCTAG
- a CDS encoding DinB family protein, which yields MPVPAAIAHAAEEFRYNNNSIKKFVSDLSHDDWLKQPQGAANHIAWIVGHIIWARTAVLARLGSKWSAPWLGMFARGEKVDGTAPYPSPEVLTAAWQEVAAALESALENASEETVNQPAANPGPPSADGKMSGTIRFLSWHETYHVGQISYIRCLLGHKSMMG from the coding sequence ATGCCCGTTCCCGCAGCGATTGCCCATGCCGCTGAAGAGTTTCGCTATAACAACAACTCCATCAAAAAGTTTGTGAGCGACCTCAGCCACGACGACTGGCTCAAACAGCCGCAGGGCGCCGCCAACCACATCGCATGGATCGTCGGTCATATCATTTGGGCTCGCACCGCCGTGCTGGCGCGGCTCGGCTCCAAGTGGTCGGCTCCCTGGCTTGGCATGTTTGCGCGCGGCGAAAAGGTTGACGGCACTGCGCCCTATCCCTCGCCCGAGGTGCTCACGGCGGCCTGGCAGGAAGTTGCCGCGGCGCTCGAGTCGGCGCTCGAAAATGCGTCCGAAGAGACCGTCAACCAGCCCGCCGCCAACCCGGGCCCTCCCAGCGCTGACGGCAAGATGAGCGGAACCATTCGCTTTCTTTCCTGGCACGAGACCTATCACGTTGGGCAAATTTCCTACATCCGCTGCCTTCTGGGGCACAAAAGCATGATGGGTTGA
- the serA gene encoding phosphoglycerate dehydrogenase — MADLTFGEKLVIARKKLDLYQYQMAEKLGVHPNSIWKYERGEGKPHAAVIRMFDLLCEKEGVRFDEYAPAAAEKGEAMKIVLAEKVSPATLAVFAAEPGWEVLTHDKLPDGLPAALADADALVVRSAVQVDDALMEKAPKLRVIGRAGVGVDNIDAEAATRRGIVVMNTPGANAVAVAELTIGLMLALARKVPAANGTMHAGKWEKKSLQGSELRGKTLGILGLGRIGLEVARRARGFGLEIIGSDPFVSAAVARENGIRLVTIDELFAGCEYLTLHVGLTPQTADIINAKTLAAMKKGVRIINCARGELIDDAALVEALKSGHVAGAALDVFREEPLKNSAYTGLDNVILTPHIAGSTGEAQEAVGIQIARQVREYLKLGVVQNAVNLPSLSHEEYVQLSPYIDLAGRLGSFLAQTGKGGIESAQLFYGGLLTDAKTELVRNSAIAGLLAGSENVNLINAAAIAEERGIRVHEEKQDGHRGGAANLLAVELHSAGGASHATATVIHGEQPRLLEFDGIDVEAPLEGNLLVCRNLDVPGVIGKIGTILGEHGVNIANFALGRDRSGVQPVKALAVVQVDAPVSQDVLQALTKIEALLEAKLVTLPEGKS; from the coding sequence ATGGCAGATCTCACCTTCGGCGAAAAACTTGTCATCGCCCGCAAGAAGCTCGACCTCTACCAGTACCAGATGGCCGAGAAGCTGGGCGTGCACCCCAACTCCATTTGGAAGTATGAGCGCGGCGAGGGCAAGCCCCACGCTGCTGTCATTCGCATGTTCGACCTGCTGTGCGAGAAGGAGGGCGTTCGCTTTGACGAGTACGCTCCCGCCGCAGCGGAAAAGGGAGAAGCGATGAAGATTGTCCTCGCGGAAAAAGTGTCGCCGGCCACGCTGGCGGTGTTTGCGGCCGAGCCCGGCTGGGAAGTTCTCACCCACGACAAGCTGCCCGACGGATTGCCCGCCGCGCTCGCCGATGCCGACGCACTCGTCGTCCGCTCGGCCGTGCAGGTGGACGATGCGCTTATGGAGAAGGCGCCGAAGCTTCGCGTGATCGGCCGCGCCGGTGTGGGTGTCGACAACATCGACGCCGAAGCCGCCACGCGCCGCGGCATCGTGGTGATGAACACGCCCGGAGCCAACGCCGTCGCCGTTGCCGAACTCACCATCGGTCTCATGCTCGCGCTGGCCCGCAAGGTGCCCGCGGCGAACGGCACCATGCACGCGGGCAAGTGGGAAAAGAAGTCCCTGCAAGGCTCGGAGCTGCGCGGTAAGACTCTCGGCATCCTCGGCCTCGGCCGCATCGGGCTTGAGGTCGCGCGGCGTGCCCGCGGATTCGGTCTCGAGATTATTGGCAGCGATCCGTTCGTCTCGGCTGCGGTTGCGCGCGAGAACGGGATCCGGCTGGTCACGATCGATGAGCTCTTCGCAGGCTGCGAGTACCTCACGCTGCACGTGGGACTGACGCCGCAGACTGCGGACATCATCAACGCCAAGACCCTTGCCGCGATGAAGAAGGGCGTGCGCATCATTAACTGCGCGCGAGGCGAACTGATTGACGATGCTGCGCTTGTCGAAGCCCTCAAGTCCGGGCATGTAGCCGGCGCCGCGCTCGACGTGTTCCGCGAGGAGCCGCTGAAGAACTCGGCTTACACCGGTCTCGACAATGTGATCCTGACGCCGCATATCGCTGGCTCCACCGGCGAGGCGCAGGAAGCAGTCGGCATCCAGATCGCGCGCCAGGTGCGTGAGTACCTGAAGCTTGGCGTGGTGCAGAACGCCGTGAACCTGCCTTCCCTCAGCCACGAAGAATATGTGCAGCTTTCGCCCTACATCGATCTTGCGGGACGGCTGGGGTCGTTTCTGGCACAGACTGGAAAGGGCGGAATCGAGTCGGCTCAACTTTTCTACGGCGGGCTGCTCACCGATGCGAAGACGGAGCTTGTTCGTAACTCGGCGATTGCCGGACTGCTCGCAGGCTCAGAGAACGTGAACCTGATCAACGCTGCTGCGATCGCGGAGGAGCGCGGCATTCGCGTGCACGAGGAGAAGCAGGATGGGCATCGCGGCGGAGCGGCGAATTTGCTTGCGGTGGAGCTGCACTCGGCCGGTGGCGCGAGCCACGCGACGGCGACGGTAATTCATGGGGAACAGCCGCGGTTGCTCGAGTTCGACGGCATCGACGTTGAAGCTCCGCTTGAAGGCAATCTGCTGGTGTGCCGCAACCTGGACGTTCCAGGCGTGATCGGCAAGATCGGAACGATCCTGGGCGAACATGGCGTGAACATCGCCAACTTCGCACTCGGCCGCGATCGATCCGGCGTTCAGCCGGTGAAGGCGCTGGCCGTGGTGCAGGTTGACGCGCCGGTCTCGCAGGATGTGCTGCAGGCGCTGACGAAAATCGAGGCGCTGCTCGAAGCCAAACTGGTCACGCTGCCTGAAGGGAAGAGCTAG
- a CDS encoding retropepsin-like aspartic protease: MASLLFPLLFPAISGAQNGCPAKVKAIPLRMLNGHQMVVGVSINHTGPYDFLVDTGTQMTVVDRALAADLHLVTTGNANVAGASFQGGAAFAQVDSLQVGEHEAASHGVVIYDMKTVQHAGFPLRGLLGEDFLSRYDVLIDKSHAVLCIDDTGMMLERLTGQNQPHARPGVESGPVRTAQR; the protein is encoded by the coding sequence TTGGCATCCCTTCTTTTTCCCTTGCTCTTCCCCGCAATCTCCGGCGCCCAGAATGGATGCCCGGCGAAGGTGAAGGCCATTCCCTTGCGCATGCTCAACGGGCACCAGATGGTTGTTGGAGTTTCGATCAACCACACCGGCCCGTACGATTTCCTCGTCGATACCGGAACGCAGATGACGGTAGTCGACCGTGCTCTCGCCGCCGACCTTCACCTGGTCACGACCGGGAATGCCAACGTTGCTGGAGCCAGCTTCCAGGGTGGCGCGGCGTTTGCGCAGGTCGACTCCCTCCAAGTCGGCGAACACGAAGCCGCCAGCCACGGCGTTGTAATTTATGACATGAAAACTGTGCAGCACGCCGGTTTTCCGTTGCGGGGCCTCCTCGGCGAAGATTTCCTCTCCCGCTATGACGTGCTCATCGATAAATCCCACGCCGTGCTCTGCATCGACGACACCGGCATGATGCTGGAGCGCCTGACCGGCCAGAATCAGCCCCACGCCCGCCCGGGCGTCGAGTCCGGTCCCGTTCGCACAGCCCAGCGCTGA
- a CDS encoding HD domain-containing protein, producing the protein MGELVKSAKLFANENHERIHVGAIPAVRDLPMHRKSVAQIVSSVTNDEETIAAAWLHDIVEDTAVTIGDLERRFGSEVARVVGELTVPTHAGFRNRVTRTGLAKQHFAGASPAAKTVKIADLIDSCSTLHKTDPIALIPYASETSELIEVLAGGDSRLLARLQRNLDKYAIDSLPAQKGAAAPRFRPLAIPIAALRVFEQAITAQYVAEPLVSFDSELHPAELHQAMTVAGIHVAGLHRHGKLWGFLPARQHKSGETPQGREFAKSQIVSGRSPLTEVTDVLTRHDFCFVSVNESISGVIARSDFHKPAVRMWLFGIITFTELETTERIRQKWPEDSWTSLVSEQRLERARRLYAERQRRKEDCDLLDCLQLSDKVDVLLTDPAERNVLGITSASGAQKASKELEILRNKVAHSQSFADKDWAQVARMARRIHQLLDGA; encoded by the coding sequence TTGGGGGAACTCGTTAAGTCCGCGAAGCTGTTTGCCAATGAAAACCACGAACGCATTCACGTTGGCGCGATTCCCGCGGTTCGTGATCTCCCCATGCACCGCAAATCCGTGGCGCAGATCGTCTCATCCGTAACAAACGATGAAGAGACGATTGCCGCTGCGTGGCTGCATGACATCGTAGAGGACACCGCGGTCACCATTGGCGACCTCGAGCGCAGATTCGGCTCCGAAGTGGCGCGGGTTGTCGGCGAGCTCACCGTCCCCACGCACGCCGGTTTCCGGAACCGCGTGACCCGGACAGGACTTGCCAAACAACACTTCGCCGGCGCATCCCCAGCAGCAAAGACGGTCAAGATTGCCGACCTCATCGATTCCTGCAGCACTCTGCACAAGACCGACCCCATCGCCCTGATTCCGTATGCGTCGGAAACCAGCGAGCTTATTGAGGTACTCGCGGGAGGCGATTCCCGCCTGCTGGCAAGACTGCAGCGCAACCTCGATAAGTACGCGATCGATTCGCTGCCCGCCCAGAAAGGAGCCGCCGCCCCGCGCTTCCGTCCGTTGGCCATCCCCATCGCCGCACTTCGGGTTTTCGAGCAGGCGATCACCGCGCAGTACGTTGCGGAACCGCTGGTCTCCTTCGATTCGGAGCTGCATCCTGCGGAACTGCACCAAGCCATGACCGTCGCGGGCATTCACGTAGCCGGCCTGCACCGGCATGGAAAGCTGTGGGGGTTCCTCCCGGCCAGGCAGCACAAGTCCGGCGAAACACCGCAAGGAAGGGAATTCGCCAAAAGCCAGATCGTCAGCGGACGCAGCCCGCTGACCGAAGTGACCGACGTTCTCACCCGCCATGACTTTTGCTTTGTAAGTGTGAATGAGAGCATTTCGGGTGTAATCGCGCGTAGCGACTTTCACAAGCCCGCCGTGCGCATGTGGCTGTTCGGCATCATCACCTTTACAGAACTGGAAACCACCGAGCGCATCCGCCAGAAGTGGCCGGAAGACTCCTGGACGAGCCTGGTCTCAGAGCAACGGCTCGAGCGGGCACGGCGCCTTTATGCCGAGCGGCAGCGCCGCAAAGAAGACTGCGACCTGCTCGACTGCCTGCAATTGAGCGACAAGGTCGATGTGCTGTTAACTGACCCCGCGGAGCGTAACGTCCTGGGAATCACCAGCGCGAGCGGAGCGCAAAAGGCCAGCAAGGAACTGGAGATCCTGCGCAACAAAGTGGCCCATTCCCAGAGCTTCGCCGATAAGGATTGGGCGCAGGTGGCGCGCATGGCGCGCCGCATCCATCAGCTGCTGGACGGAGCGTGA
- a CDS encoding DUF2178 domain-containing protein: protein MPSLSYREKSLYASLVAELLVYGSYFFLHHQNSINKVAGMIVAVILLQVFVQLLITLFTRNRVTDERDQLIELRGYRAGYLTFATLMVVGLGMIWFHATRTDFNFEGSRVGLHFLSAFFSMLVIADITKTATQIVSYRRAL, encoded by the coding sequence ATGCCGAGCCTTTCCTATCGCGAAAAGTCCCTTTACGCATCCCTCGTCGCCGAGCTGCTCGTTTACGGCTCGTACTTCTTCCTTCACCATCAGAACTCGATCAACAAAGTCGCGGGCATGATCGTCGCGGTCATCCTGCTTCAGGTCTTCGTGCAGTTGCTGATCACGCTCTTCACGCGGAACCGGGTCACCGATGAGCGCGACCAGCTTATAGAATTGCGCGGCTATCGCGCAGGATACCTCACCTTCGCCACGCTCATGGTGGTGGGACTCGGTATGATCTGGTTCCACGCCACCCGCACTGACTTCAATTTCGAGGGCAGCCGCGTTGGCCTGCACTTCCTCAGCGCTTTCTTCAGCATGCTCGTGATCGCCGACATCACCAAGACAGCCACGCAGATCGTGTCTTATAGGAGGGCTCTCTGA
- the efp gene encoding elongation factor P: protein MAIPATQMRPGMIIKHNDTLHLVFKVEHRTPGNLRAFIQAKLRNLKSGAMFEHRFRSADAIEKVVVDEIAMEFLYNDGDDYYFMNPENYEQTVLKASTLGDAVEYLTPNLQIRVSYHDGNAVGIELPTFVELTVVETEPGLKSATASSVTKPAKTETGLVVQVPPFINEGEKIRVDTSEGAYLSRA, encoded by the coding sequence ATGGCGATTCCCGCCACACAGATGCGTCCGGGCATGATCATCAAGCACAACGACACGCTTCACCTGGTCTTCAAGGTGGAGCATCGCACGCCCGGCAACCTGCGCGCCTTCATCCAGGCCAAGCTGCGCAACCTCAAGTCCGGCGCCATGTTCGAGCACCGCTTCCGCTCAGCCGATGCCATCGAGAAGGTTGTCGTGGACGAAATCGCGATGGAGTTCCTCTATAACGACGGCGACGACTACTACTTCATGAATCCCGAGAACTACGAGCAGACCGTGCTCAAGGCTTCCACTCTCGGCGATGCCGTGGAGTACCTCACGCCGAATTTGCAGATCCGCGTCAGCTACCACGACGGCAACGCGGTCGGCATCGAGCTGCCCACGTTCGTCGAACTCACCGTGGTGGAGACCGAGCCCGGCCTCAAGTCCGCGACCGCCTCGAGCGTCACCAAGCCTGCGAAGACGGAAACAGGCCTGGTGGTGCAGGTACCGCCTTTCATCAACGAAGGCGAGAAGATCCGCGTCGACACCAGCGAAGGCGCCTACCTCAGCCGCGCATAG
- a CDS encoding S10 family peptidase, translating into MDNPRFPARALRAASLACLLSLAAGSAISFAQTPPPAADNKPATKEAPPEKTALPPLPPPAHVQQQITLDGKPLKYTVTVGTIPVRDKDGKTAGEVVTTAYTVEGENRPVTFALNGGPGAASVYLNFGALGPKHMNAGNEGDSPSDPVTLTDNQGTWLDFTDLVFIDPIGTGFSRANVPEDQQKKLFFSTQSDIEYLSRVVYDWLVLNNRLASRKYLVGESYGGFRGPRITQYLQSQLGVALNGVVLVSPYLNPSQEQNGDMSPLPWMMTLPSITAAHLEREKKLTPEAMADVIAYTRGEYATTLLKGRSDEAGQQKLIQRVTEMTGLDPQFVKYSGGRIETGAYLREVHREEGKLGSVYDSNVTSFDPFPFAPEQRANDPILASIIAPLTTAMVDFVTRTVGWKVDARYNALSYEVNRLWDRDNDLRRGAVPELREAVAADPKLRVLIVHGWNDLSCPFMGSVLTVDEMPVMGDPTRVAVREFPGGHMFYTRDSSRVELRKEVMAMFQKH; encoded by the coding sequence ATGGACAATCCAAGGTTCCCCGCGCGTGCCTTACGCGCTGCTTCGCTTGCCTGCCTTCTCTCGCTCGCTGCCGGTTCCGCAATCAGCTTCGCGCAGACTCCGCCGCCCGCCGCCGATAACAAACCGGCTACCAAGGAAGCGCCGCCCGAGAAAACCGCGCTTCCTCCGCTTCCTCCACCTGCGCACGTTCAGCAGCAGATCACTCTCGATGGCAAGCCGCTCAAGTACACCGTCACTGTGGGTACCATCCCCGTGCGCGACAAAGACGGCAAGACCGCCGGCGAAGTCGTCACCACTGCGTACACAGTCGAAGGCGAGAATCGTCCTGTCACCTTCGCGCTGAATGGCGGTCCCGGCGCCGCCAGCGTCTATCTCAACTTCGGCGCGCTCGGTCCCAAGCACATGAACGCCGGCAACGAAGGCGACAGCCCCTCCGATCCCGTCACACTGACTGACAATCAGGGCACATGGCTCGACTTCACCGACCTGGTTTTCATCGATCCCATCGGCACCGGCTTCAGCCGCGCCAACGTCCCCGAGGATCAGCAGAAGAAACTCTTCTTCTCCACTCAGTCCGATATCGAGTACCTCTCGCGCGTCGTCTACGACTGGCTGGTGCTCAACAATCGCCTCGCCTCGCGCAAGTATCTCGTTGGCGAGAGCTATGGCGGATTCCGCGGCCCGCGCATCACCCAATATCTGCAGTCGCAGCTCGGCGTGGCTCTGAATGGCGTGGTGCTGGTTTCGCCATATCTGAACCCATCGCAGGAACAGAACGGCGATATGTCGCCGCTCCCCTGGATGATGACTCTGCCGTCAATCACCGCCGCACACCTCGAGCGCGAGAAGAAGCTCACGCCGGAAGCGATGGCAGACGTGATTGCGTATACGCGCGGCGAATACGCAACGACGCTGCTCAAGGGCCGCTCCGACGAGGCAGGTCAGCAAAAGTTGATCCAGCGCGTCACGGAGATGACCGGCCTCGATCCGCAGTTCGTGAAATACTCCGGTGGCCGTATCGAAACCGGCGCCTACCTGCGCGAGGTCCACCGCGAGGAGGGCAAGCTCGGCTCCGTGTACGACTCGAACGTCACGTCCTTCGACCCATTCCCGTTCGCGCCGGAACAGCGCGCCAACGATCCCATCCTGGCCAGCATCATTGCGCCGCTCACAACAGCCATGGTCGATTTCGTGACCCGCACCGTCGGTTGGAAGGTGGACGCGCGCTACAACGCCCTCTCATACGAGGTGAACCGTCTCTGGGATCGCGACAACGACCTACGCCGCGGCGCGGTGCCCGAGCTGCGCGAGGCCGTGGCCGCCGACCCCAAGCTCCGGGTGCTCATCGTCCACGGATGGAATGATCTCTCCTGCCCATTCATGGGCTCGGTTCTCACCGTCGATGAAATGCCAGTCATGGGTGATCCCACGCGCGTAGCCGTTCGCGAGTTCCCCGGCGGCCACATGTTCTACACGCGCGACAGTAGCCGCGTGGAGCTGCGCAAAGAAGTGATGGCGATGTTCCAGAAGCACTAA
- a CDS encoding helix-turn-helix transcriptional regulator: MPAIRNQIRELRGARSITQQELADKVGVTRQTVIAMEQDKYSPSLETAFKVAQALGVTLEQCFQYDPHGKR; this comes from the coding sequence ATGCCCGCCATCCGCAATCAGATCCGCGAACTGCGGGGTGCGCGCTCCATCACGCAGCAGGAACTTGCCGATAAGGTGGGCGTCACGCGCCAGACAGTGATCGCCATGGAGCAGGACAAGTACTCGCCTTCACTCGAAACCGCCTTCAAAGTCGCGCAGGCTCTCGGCGTCACCCTCGAGCAGTGTTTCCAGTACGACCCCCACGGCAAGCGATGA
- a CDS encoding ABC transporter permease produces MNVLVQFFKKVSLVFSRKRFRSDLDEEMAFHRAQVEKDFTASGMSPQEARYAAQRQFGNTARLNEQSHEVIGFRTETVLQDIRFALRQLRRNPGFGVLAILILALGMGASVAIFGFVDAALLQPLPYSHPDRLMDVGESANVHPRSNLSLEDFRDWARLNHSFSAFDAYTGGGFLLRAPGGAEPVPGARVTAGFFRTLGVHAMLGRDFNDAEGRPGAAKVVMITYGAWRKRFGARPDIVGQSVQLDTDNYTIVGVLPREFSFAPRGNAELWAPIADPTSCEQRRSCHNLFAVGRLRDGITPAAALADLKSIAAQLERMYPENKGQGAALMPLSDQINGSMRPVLLTLLVSSVLLLLIACVNVASLLLARSESRRREVAVRGALGATHLRLIRQFVTEGLLLSFAGCLAGSAFAFWLMRLLTRLIPETIASFLPFLNLVGFSLHTAVFALLVAAAATAMLALTPSLRLGFQKIHTGLAEGGRGSGSRMWSRLGANLVVIELAVAVVLLVGAGLLGRSLYKLLHVDMGFDSSHLAMVNVKLPPKANEAKPRRVEMYRAIQQRLIALPGVLSVGITSDPPVQCFCDTDWIRIVGKPFNGEHNEVVERDVSAGYFANLKAQLVRGRLFNEDEDSSKPSVILINEALARKYFPGEDPIGKRVGNGGLTPDSMRTVIGVVADFREGGLDDEMIPGEYFPINQSSDDNFVVLVRTAQDEASVLPATVSALHGLDPNMGVYGEQTMTQAIEATQPALLHRFSTWLVGGFAVIALVLSVVGLYGVVAYSVSQRTREIGVRMALGAQRGTVYSMVMRQAGRLTAIGIALGLLCAIGASLAMRKLLFGVAAWDAPTLAAVAGLLAFASLLASFVPARRAASVDPSEALRSE; encoded by the coding sequence ATGAACGTACTGGTTCAGTTTTTCAAAAAGGTCTCGCTCGTGTTTTCGCGCAAGCGCTTCCGCAGCGATCTCGATGAGGAGATGGCCTTCCATCGCGCGCAGGTCGAAAAGGATTTCACTGCGAGCGGCATGTCTCCCCAGGAGGCCCGCTATGCGGCCCAGCGTCAATTCGGCAATACAGCCCGGCTGAACGAGCAGAGCCATGAGGTCATCGGGTTCCGCACCGAGACTGTGCTGCAGGACATTCGCTTCGCTCTGCGCCAGTTGCGCAGGAATCCCGGATTCGGCGTGCTCGCCATTCTCATTCTCGCGCTTGGAATGGGAGCTAGCGTGGCCATCTTCGGCTTCGTCGATGCTGCTCTATTGCAGCCGCTGCCCTACTCACATCCCGATCGCCTGATGGATGTGGGCGAAAGCGCGAACGTCCATCCGCGATCAAACCTCTCGCTCGAAGACTTCCGCGATTGGGCCCGCCTGAATCACTCGTTCTCGGCATTCGATGCCTACACTGGCGGGGGATTTCTGTTGCGCGCACCGGGCGGCGCGGAGCCCGTGCCCGGCGCACGCGTTACCGCCGGCTTCTTCAGAACACTCGGTGTGCATGCCATGCTCGGCCGGGATTTCAATGATGCTGAAGGCCGGCCCGGTGCAGCCAAGGTGGTCATGATCACCTACGGCGCATGGAGGAAACGCTTCGGCGCGCGCCCGGATATCGTTGGTCAAAGCGTTCAGCTCGATACCGACAACTACACCATCGTTGGCGTACTGCCTCGCGAGTTCTCGTTTGCTCCGCGCGGCAACGCCGAACTCTGGGCTCCAATCGCCGATCCCACCTCGTGCGAGCAGCGGCGTTCCTGCCACAATCTTTTTGCCGTGGGCCGCCTGCGCGATGGCATCACTCCGGCGGCCGCGCTGGCCGACCTGAAATCCATCGCTGCGCAACTTGAACGCATGTATCCCGAGAACAAAGGGCAGGGCGCCGCTCTCATGCCACTCTCAGATCAGATCAACGGCAGCATGCGGCCAGTTCTTCTCACTCTTCTGGTCAGCTCTGTACTCCTGCTCCTCATCGCCTGTGTGAATGTAGCCAGTCTGCTGCTGGCGCGATCAGAAAGCCGCCGTCGCGAAGTGGCCGTGCGTGGCGCACTGGGTGCCACTCACCTGCGTCTCATCCGTCAGTTCGTCACAGAGGGTCTGCTGCTTTCGTTCGCCGGCTGTCTGGCCGGTTCTGCCTTCGCGTTCTGGCTGATGCGACTGCTCACGCGGCTCATTCCCGAAACCATCGCGAGCTTTCTGCCTTTCCTTAACCTTGTCGGATTCAGCCTGCACACTGCGGTCTTCGCCCTGCTGGTTGCGGCCGCGGCAACGGCCATGCTCGCGCTGACTCCATCGCTGCGGCTCGGCTTCCAGAAAATCCACACTGGTCTTGCCGAAGGTGGTCGCGGCTCCGGCAGCCGCATGTGGAGCCGCCTCGGCGCGAATCTGGTTGTCATCGAGCTGGCTGTTGCCGTCGTGCTTCTGGTAGGAGCGGGACTGCTGGGCCGCAGCCTATACAAGCTACTCCACGTTGACATGGGGTTCGATTCCTCGCATCTCGCCATGGTGAACGTGAAGCTCCCGCCGAAAGCCAATGAAGCCAAACCTCGCCGCGTGGAGATGTACCGTGCCATTCAGCAGCGGCTGATCGCACTTCCTGGAGTTCTTTCCGTGGGCATCACCAGCGATCCTCCGGTCCAGTGTTTCTGCGACACAGACTGGATCCGCATTGTAGGCAAGCCGTTTAACGGCGAGCATAACGAGGTGGTGGAGCGCGACGTCAGCGCCGGGTACTTTGCGAATCTCAAGGCGCAGCTGGTCCGTGGCCGCCTCTTCAATGAAGATGAAGACAGCTCGAAGCCTTCGGTCATCCTTATCAATGAGGCCCTCGCGCGCAAATACTTTCCCGGAGAAGATCCCATTGGCAAGCGCGTTGGCAATGGCGGGCTCACGCCCGATTCGATGCGCACCGTCATCGGCGTTGTCGCCGACTTCCGCGAGGGCGGTCTCGATGATGAAATGATTCCCGGCGAGTACTTCCCCATTAATCAATCCTCCGACGACAACTTCGTTGTGCTTGTCCGCACAGCTCAGGATGAGGCATCGGTCCTACCTGCCACGGTCTCCGCCTTGCATGGGCTCGACCCCAACATGGGCGTCTATGGCGAGCAAACCATGACCCAAGCCATTGAAGCGACGCAGCCCGCATTGCTTCATCGATTCAGCACGTGGCTGGTGGGCGGCTTTGCTGTGATAGCCCTGGTGCTCAGCGTGGTTGGCCTCTATGGAGTGGTCGCGTACTCCGTCAGTCAGCGCACGCGCGAGATCGGCGTCCGCATGGCCCTTGGCGCGCAGCGCGGCACTGTCTACTCCATGGTGATGCGGCAGGCGGGCCGGCTTACCGCAATTGGCATCGCATTAGGGCTGCTCTGCGCGATCGGCGCATCGCTCGCCATGCGGAAGCTGCTGTTCGGTGTAGCTGCATGGGACGCCCCGACCCTGGCAGCTGTTGCCGGCCTTTTGGCCTTTGCCTCACTGCTAGCCAGCTTCGTTCCGGCCAGGCGGGCAGCATCAGTGGATCCAAGTGAGGCGCTCCGCAGCGAATGA